Proteins co-encoded in one Yamadazyma tenuis chromosome 1, complete sequence genomic window:
- the SIA1 gene encoding purple acid phosphatase (COG:S; EggNog:ENOG503P0NR) has protein sequence MPPPVNRLQRPEMEILNDNKVVTAVVVARQSRLFSSAASIGPLVPGEGETVESLWFHSSLMFNYYLVYKHKSIDVLQDHDEVVIDFNKGLAIRDTMSVDLGFGLWYNTISPAQLQDDIPVVRAIDVLYGLQTQLQDERPHWRHVPLNLDNLHFFKISAQEAAQYMPELKRIHNMKQGVLKASAHRFKMFQVSDLHFANGYVDSDTDKLISAGVAKESPDLIIINGDLVEFQSISRHQLTGVLLSALNVFIRQKVPFVVNWGESDYLSPDMVRSLEFVASLPYCINTIDTTRKIHGWTNYNYKIYADEEVLGVVSVLDSHQNNIKNNQINSMYRFNTPDLPIDTFKLAFVHYPLPNFRPVGKFAIVGDYNEKGPLNTSTDQTFINDFLMMGYNVISASHEHTNDGCIFHQDDSDKVLRSVWLCYSSVAGSQATAPDGFDRRLRVFEIKNKRLLSWKIVDGKGFHYSVIKQF, from the coding sequence ATGCCTCCACCCGTTAACCGCCTCCAGCGGCCGGAGATGGAGATTCTAAATGACAACAAGGTGGTGACAGCGGTGGTGGTAGCCCGCCAATCTCGACTTTTTCTGTCTGCCGCTTCCATTGGGCCCTTGGTGCCGGGCGAGGGAGAGACGGTGGAGTCGCTCTGGTTCCATTCATCACTCATGTTCAACTATTACCTCGTgtacaaacacaaactgATAGATGTTTTACAGGACCACGACGAGGTGGTGATCGACTTCAATAAAGGTCTTGCCATCCGTGACACGATGCTGGTGGACCTCGGGTTCGGCTTGTGGTACAATACCATCTCCCCGGCTCAGCTACAAGATGACATCCCCGTGGTGCGCGCCATTGACGTGTTATACGGCCTCCAGACCCAGCTCCAAGACGAGCGCCCGCACTGGCGCCATGTGCCGTTGAATCTTGATAATTTgcatttcttcaagatttctGCCCAAGAGGCCGCCCAGTACATGCCCGAGCTCAAGCGTATCCATAACATGAAGCAGGGTGTGCTCAAGGCCTCCGCTCACCGCTTTAAAATGTTTCAGGTTAGTGACCTCCACTTTGCCAACGGCTACGTCGACTCCGACACCGACAAATTAATCTCTGCCGGCGTGGCCAAGGAATCTCCCGACCTCATTATTATCAACGGAGACTTGGTGGAGTTCCAGCTGATATCACGGCACCAATTGACGGGAGTTCTCCTTAGTGCCCTAAATGTGTTTATACGGCAAAAGGTGCCGTTCGTGGTGAATTGGGGCGAGAGCGACTACCTCTCTCCCGACATGGTACGCTCGCTCGAGTTTGTCGCGAGCTTGCCGTACTgcatcaacaccattgaCACCACCCGCAAGATTCACGGTTGGACCAACTACAACTACAAGATCTACGCCGATGAAGAGGTGTTGGGGGTGGTGCTGGTACTCGACTCCCACCAGAATAATATTAAAAACAACCAGATCAACTCGATGTACCGATTCAACACCCCCGATCTTCCTATCGATACATTCAAGTTGGCGTTTGTGCACTATCCGCTTCCCAACTTCCGCCCCGTGGGGAAGTTTGCCATCGTGGGAGACTACAACGAGAAGGGCCCGTTGAACACATCAACGGACCAGACGTTTATCAATGATTTTTTAATGATGGGCTACAACGTGATTCTGGCGAGCCACGAGCACACAAACGACGGGTGTATTTTCCACCAGGACGATAGTGATAAGGTGCTTAGGCTGGTGTGGCTTTGTTATAGTTCGGTGGCAGGGCTGCAGGCGACGGCTCCGGATGGATTTGACCGCCGGTTGCGGGTTTTTGAGATCAAAAATAAGCGGTTACTTAGTTGGAAGATAGTGGACGGAAAGGGGTTCCACTATCTGGTGATTAAGCAGTTTTAG
- the ADF1 gene encoding actin depolymerizing factor, cofilin (EggNog:ENOG503P7HN) yields MMLPYLPTINAPIMYPMEYQNFGAQNFGTQNPHLSYNYNNSLANTSFAAANPFGSAAATYTAAAAAAAAAAVPHPGTLQTSTAYTPQSFMEKISAFLPAPPLVKVPNRPNFNQQMQQKRSKRKSKFTVQQDEMIINLKRNGKNWVEIAEITKVGSYLAARNRYQVIIGQQGNNNSSSWSSELNLALKKLIDKYEVEKWKFITKELNKIFNRDFDYKEVQSLVQSMFEANPYSFKVNDELIHELVKEKKITDKAHESVKNNDFDDFLNYQIDNEYNDLM; encoded by the coding sequence ATGATGTTGCCCTATTTGCCTACTATTAATGCTCCCATTATGTACCCCATGGAGTACCAGAACTTTGGAGCTCAGAACTTTGGGACCCAGAACCCTCATTTGTCCTACAACTATAATAATAGTTTGGCCAACACTTCATTTGCTGCTGCCAATCCATTCGGAAGCGCTGCCGCCACCTACACAGCTGCAGCTGCAGCTGCAGCTGCCGCCGCCGTACCTCATCCGGGCACCCTCCAGACATCCACCGCTTACACCCCCCAACTGTTTATGGAGAAGATTTCTGCATTCTTACCAGCGCCACCACTCGTCAAAGTACCGAACCGACCTAACTTCAATCAGCAGATGCAACAAAAACGCAGTAAGAGAAAGTCCAAATTCACTGTGCAACAAGACGAAATGATTATAAACCTCAAACGCAATGGTAAGAACTGGGTGGAAATCGccgaaatcaccaaagtgGGGTCGTATCTTGCTGCCCGGAATCGCTACCAGGTGATAATAGGGCAACAAGGAAACAACAACTCTTCCAGCTGGAGTCTGgaattgaacttggctCTCAAGAAGCTTATCGACAAATACGAAGTTGAGAAGTGGAAATTTATTACCAAGGAgctcaacaagatcttcaatCGGGATTTTGATTACAAGGAGGTGCAGCTGCTTGTGCAGTCGATGTTTGAGGCTAATCCTTATTCATTCAAGGTGAATGATGAGCTCATTCACGAGTTAgtgaaagagaagaagattacAGACAAGGCACATGAGAGTGTGAAGAAcaatgattttgatgattttttGAATTATCAGATTGATAACGAATATAATGATTTGATGTGA
- a CDS encoding uncharacterized protein (EggNog:ENOG503NVEH; COG:Q), which produces MSEKHDLERQPILYQKRWFSFLMSKRVPPITGPEDRVAYDHSGILNRLFFVWVFRLLKVGYKRTIEATDLFYLPHDMKVDHLHRKFETHFAARLARSSSGETTTWMLILSLFDTFRFRYLYAVGALLLCDTGSSAMPLLSRKLIGFVQSRQLGVDSPIGKGIGYALGTSFGSFTCFLFANQYLYYSILTAAQVKAILTKFVLAKSFKADAKSKHDYPASKLTTLVATDLAKIEFGIRFAPLCLTFPMTLIVCITILAVYIGAPSAVGIGVVILFTFLLSGLSAFMVKLRKKSLVFTDERIKLIKEVVHHLKVIKFYSWEVPYYDTIVNARKQEAGKLYHLQFIRNILMAFALTVSIFASMASFLVLYTTDNQGKDAANVFSAVSLFGLLGFFITNIPLAVSTTADCVISLGRVAAFLNSKETSISANVSILPDALPSDSSKDQIVVDVQNASFCWHSFEDAPTEEPTKKTKKSNKTKTTESTATDGFILKEINIKINKGEFIIVTGVVGSGKTSFLNALAGFMTKKLGSVAVNGSLLLCSTNWVQNETIKNNILFGDLLDEKKYQQAIYSCSLNDDFEYLPAGDRTEVGERGITLSGGQKARVNLARAVYNDYDIVLLDDVLSAVDARVGKHIMESCILGTLGDKTRILATHQLSFINAADRIIFMNGDGSIDIGTVEELKEASSAFMNLVSYSYKDQTTDMKKVSADFAATEEDGNDELPVIQAKDYDSTGKLIEDERRAVSTISWDIYKQYVKLGSKPFNPLLFTIFALLGMSISAFCQLFTNTWLSFWTEQKFDKPDRFYIGIYVMFAVLALLFIITEFLCYIHVTNVGSKRLNIKAVQNLLHTPMSFLDTTPIGRILNRFTKDTDSLDNEIIEQVRLLSHSASLIVGTVVLCICYLPWFAIAIPILVTIFLFAGSYYQASSREIKRLEAVQRSFVFNNFNESLTGMEVIQAYGSEPYFIDRNDMFIDNMNEANYLVNAVQRWLAMHLNVLAFLFVLIITLLCVTQVFNISAASTGLLLSYVLIMPNLFTLIVQSYTQLENEMNSVERMCEFAFDLPQEKPYHISETAPKPSWPNQGQIKFNNVYMAYRPGLPDTLKNVNLDIRPNERIGICGRTGAGKSSIIHVLFRLGELSSGSIEIDGVDISTLGLKELRSHLSIIPQEAVLFRGTVRSNLDPFKKSSDEELWKVLIKAGILTPDECAGTKPKEQTSKFDLDAVVEDDGNNFSLGERQLIAFARALVKNSKILFLDEATSSVDYKTDSKIQNIIVEQFGDRTILCIAHRLQTILNYDRIIVMDNGEVKEFDKPWTLFQRQTSIFRSLCEKAKITANDFV; this is translated from the coding sequence ATGAGCGAAAAACACGACTTGGAGCGCCAGCCCATACTCTACCAGAAGCGATGGTTTTCATTCCTTATGAGTAAGCGAGTTCCTCCCATCACGGGCCCCGAAGACCGAGTTGCCTACGACCACTCAGGCATTTTGAATCGACTTTTCTTCGTATGGGTGTTTCGTCTCTTGAAAGTTGGATATAAGCGTACAATAGAGGCCACAGACTTGTTCTACTTGCCACACGATATGAAGGTGGATCACCTCCATCGAAAGTTCGAAACGCACTTTGCTGCTCGACTTGCTCGCAGCTCATCGGGTGAGACAACTACATGGATGTTAATTTTATCATTATTTGATACTTTCAGGTTCCGGTACTTGTACGCGGTGGGGGCTTTGCTTCTCTGTGACACCGGGAGCTCGGCAATGCCGTTACTTTCCAGGAAACTCATTGGGTTTGTACAATCGAGACAATTGGGTGTCGACTCTCCTATTGGCAAAGGAATTGGGTATGCCTTAGGAACGTCCTTTGGATCTTTCACATGCTTTCTCTTTGCTAACCAGTACTTGTACTACTCGATCTTGACGGCGGCTCAGGTGAAGGCGATTTTAACCAAGTTTGTTCTCGCCAAATCATTTAAAGCCGATGCCAAGTCAAAGCACGATTACCCAGCATCTAAGTTGACAACCTTAGTAGCAACCGACTTGGCAAAAATAGAGTTTGGGATAAGATTTGCTCCACTATGTCTTACTTTCCCAATGACATTAATTGTTTGTATTACAATTTTGGCAGTCTATATCGGTGCTCCATCTGCTGTGGGAATCGGAGTTGTCATCCTATTCACTTTTCTTCTCTCAGGATTAAGTGCGTTCATGGTGAAGCTCAGAAAGAAATCATTGGTGTTCACAGATGAACGCATAAAGCTTATCAAGGAAGTGGTACACCACTTGAAAGTCATCAAGTTCTATTCGTGGGAGGTTCCTTACTACGACACCATAGTGAACGCCAGAAAGCAGGAAGCGGGAAAGTTGTACCATCTCCAGTTCATCCGAAATATTCTCATGGCATTTGCACTTACAGTATCCATCTTCGCATCGATGGCCTCGTTCTTGGTGTTATATACCACAGATAACCAAGGAAAAGATGCTGCAAACGTTTTTTCTGCAGTCTCATTGTTTGGACTTTTGGGTTTCTTCATCACAAACATTCCTCTTGCTGTAAGTACCACTGCCGACTGCGTTATTTCACTCGGACGGGTGGCAGCGTTTTTAAACTCCAAGGAAACCTCGATTTCTGCCAATGTTTCGATTCTTCCTGATGCATTACCTTCTGACTCCAGTAAGGATCAAATTGTCGTTGATGTCCAGAATGCTAGCTTCTGCTGGCACTCTTTCGAAGATGCCCCGACTGAGGAACCAACAAAGAAGACCAAAAAAAGTAACAAAACTAAAACCACCGAGTCAACCGCTACTGATGGATTCATCTTAAAGgaaatcaacatcaaaatcaataaagGAGAGTTCATTATTGTCACTGGGGTGGTTGGATCAGGGAAGACGTCGTTCCTCAATGCTTTAGCGGGCTTTATGACCAAGAAATTAGGATCCGTGGCCGTCAATGGATCCCTTCTTTTGTGTTCCACCAATTGGGTGCAAAATGAGaccatcaaaaacaataTTCTATTTGGGGATTTATTGGATGAGAAGAAGTACCAACAAGCAATTTACTCATGTTCCCTCAATGACGACTTCGAATACTTACCCGCTGGCGACAGAACGGAGGTTGGAGAACGTGGAATTACTTTATCAGGGGGGCAAAAGGCCCGTGTAAACTTGGCAAGAGCTGTCTACAATGACTACGATATCGTTTtacttgatgatgttttgaGTGCTGTGGATGCCCGAGTGGGAAAGCATATAATGGAATCATGTATTTTGGGTACATTAGGTGACAAAACCCGAATCTTGGCTACCCACCAACTTTCCTTTATCAATGCAGCGGACAGAATTATCTTCATGAACGGTGATGGGTCTATTGATATTGGaactgttgaagaattgaaggagGCTAGTTCTGCTTTCATGAATTTGGTTTCTTATAGTTACAAAGATCAAACCACAGATATGAAGAAAGTCAGTGCggattttgcagccaccgAGGAAGATGGAAATGACGAATTACCTGTTATTCAGGCTAAGGACTATGACTCGACAGGAAAGTTAATTGAAGACGAGAGAAGAGCTGTCAGCACCATAAGCTGGGATATCTATAAACAATATGTGAAGCTAGGATCCAAACCTTTCAatcctcttcttttcacGATTTTTGCGTTGTTGGGAATGTCGATAAGTGCCTTCTGTCAATTGTTCACAAATACCTGGTTATCTTTTTGGACAGAACAAAAGTTCGACAAGCCCGATAGGTTCTACATCGGAATCTATGTAATGTTTGCTGTGCTTGCCCTTTTGTTCATTATTACAGAGTTTCTCTGTTACATTCATGTGACCAACGTGGGTTCCAAACGCTTGAACATCAAGGCCGTCCAAAACCTATTGCATACTCCCATGTCATTCTTGGATACTACTccaattggaagaatttTGAATAGGTTCACCAAAGACACCGATTCTTTGGATAATGAGATCATTGAGCAAGTGAGACTCTTGTCTCATTCTGCTTCATTGATTGTTGGAACTGTGGTATTATGTATTTGCTACTTGCCATGGTTTGCCATTGCCATTCCTATTCTTGTGACTATCTTTTTGTTCGCTGGCAGCTACTACCaagcatcttcaagagaaaTCAAACGTTTGGAAGCAGTGCAAAGATCGTttgtgttcaacaacttcaacgaaTCGTTAACTGGTATGGAAGTTATCCAGGCATACGGCAGCGAACCCTACTTTATTGACAGAAATGATATGTTCATCGATAACATGAACGAGGCCAACTATCTTGTTAATGCAGTTCAAAGATGGTTGGCTATGCACTTAAATGTATTGGcatttttgtttgtgttaATCATCACATTATTGTGTGTTACTCAAGTATTCAACATCAGTGCTGCCTCTACCGGATTGCTTCTTTCTTATGTGTTGATCATGCCCAATCTCTTTACTTTGATTGTGCAGAGCTATACGCAGCTTGAGAATGAGATGAACTCAGTGGAGAGAATGTGTGAATTTGCCTTTGACCTTCCTCAGGAGAAACCTTACCATATATCTGAGACGGCTCCAAAACCATCATGGCCCAACCAGGGCCAAATAAAGTTCAATAACGTCTACATGGCGTATCGTCCCGGATTGCCTGATACTCTCAAGAACGTTAATTTAGATATCAGGCCTAACGAGAGAATTGGGATTTGTGGTCGAACCGGAGCTGGAAAGTCATCAATAATCCATGTTCTATTCAGACTTGGAGAGTTGTCGTCAGGGTCGATTGAAATAGATGGAGTGGATATTTCGACATTGGGATTAAAGGAGTTAAGGTCACATTTATCGATTATTCCTCAGGAAGCAGTGTTATTCAGAGGAACAGTCAGATCTAACTTAGACCCTTTTAAGAAGAGCTCTGATGAAGAACTCTGGAAAGTGTTGATAAAGGCTGGAATTTTGACCCCAGATGAGTGTGCTGGTACCAAGCCAAAAGAACAGACGCTGAAGTTTGATCTTGATGCAGTGGTTGAAGACGATGGAAATAACTTCTCTTTAGGAGAGAGACAGTTGATTGCCTTTGCTAGGGctttggtgaagaactccaagatcttgttcttggatgAAGCCACATCATCGGTCGACTACAAAACCGACTCCAAAATACAAAAcattattgttgaacagTTTGGTGATCGTACTATTTTGTGCATCGCTCATCGGTTGCAAACAATTCTAAACTATGATAGAATTATTGTCATGGACAACGGAGAGGTCAAAGAGTTTGACAAGCCATGGACATTGTTTCAAAGACAAACGTCTATTTTCCGGTCATTGTGTGAAAAGGCAAAGATTACAGCCAATGACTTTGTTTAA
- the SET3 gene encoding SET domain-containing protein 3 (COG:S; BUSCO:EOG09265M8S; EggNog:ENOG503NYD8), which translates to MAHRLIMNVIFTGASVFGRAFTEAYKQAAKVSASSAANSVAKSQSIGGIPVDESLKILDLDRKELSLDKVDEKYKYLFEVNSKEKGNSFYLQSKVYYAMDTLRKELDYLERLKEDKKKGTAALAQAADNPLPLLKHEEAVRREIKHEVIKSPVVADKAGVKTEKKPEVPEQEPVVPKSEPVVHKQEHVVHKQEHVVHKQEHVVHKQEHVVPGKKPEIPEVVAPTPHNDDKPLVSKDYVAPPLSEYKVEPDSGVIGCICGISDDDGFTIQCDICYRWQHCLCMDYSTNEEVPEDEYKCYFCDKEKWGKFDPEQCRHNTVTRLQQDNDNQDVSTSKPGNKRKVSTSGRVGDKKKSRLNPNQERPKDRRKQLRDDFSNPTSAVDEIPDFIPNEDNELLDDGYTAESYQSTYYKLRSNDYLNHQSQKHFEDLGDRFYDSFQQLSEDEKEKLNIEVVTLKNFKAIPRMYVKLPNHETHMQAHNKPIKIPNVYIQVKQYSDSQKQKFNGISKLSLFVQAQREGSKEAFEDLIPKGTPILEYFGVLNEFSQYRDNKPNQYNVWGTTKPKVLKTSLSFIDKGKQIKDFDVVLDSRFVGNETRFIRKACPPAANCEVKAFYIPEAKSFRFLVVTSKDIKLDQETSEEELRLPWEWDEAHPIRKMYGDESKNIEGLKFDQLSDKEKTLLITTIDNLLYFTECGCSTTTNTPSYLPNCAVFKVRKAISYLLRATRKVSGIINVNMYKPKDELIIPKEPKTYVPWEQRLHNREEFIQTKLFVPTPTKVIKFDDDEEVSRDTIKDIIIKNQLVKLTDNSVEVIDGKYHNDKVLDLVPISTGISAKVEKTVEAEVQVKPEIKKSLSELKLKLTDNNLTKINKVLNLNLEKRVTPPPIPAEPSEKPMVKKKLSFADYKKKMK; encoded by the exons ATGGCCCACAGGTTAATAATGAACGTGATATTCACGGGCGCCTCCGTCTTTGGCAGGGCATTCACGGAGGCCTACAAGCAAGCCGCCAAGGTGAGCGCCTCGTCTGCTGCCAACTCAGTGGCAAAGTCTCAGAGTATAGGAGGAATACCAGTAGACGAATCACTCAAAATCCTTGATTTGGACCGTAAGGAGTTGTCGTTGGATAAGGTCGACGAGAAGTACAAGTACTTGTTCGAGGTTAACTCAAAGGAGAAGGGCAATTCATTCTACTTACAGTCCAAAGTGTACTATGCAATGGATACGTTACGAAAAGAGTTGGATTACCTTGAGCGGTTGAAGGaggacaagaagaagggCA CTGCTGCATTGGCCCAAGCGGCTGATAATCCTTTGCCGCTTCTCAAGCATGAAGAAGCAGTACGAAGGGAAATCAAGCACGAGGTTATAAAGTCACCGGTTGTTGCCGATAAGGCGGGTGTTAAAACAGAAAAGAAGCCTGAGGTGCCAGAGCAGGAACCTGTGGTGCCTAAGCTGGAACCTGTGGTGCACAAGCAGGAACATGTGGTGCACAAGCAGGAACATGTGGTGCACAAGCAGGAACATGTGGTGCACAAGCAGGAACATGTGGTGCCTGGGAAAAAGCCAGAAATTCCTGAAGTAGTAGCACCTACTCCACATAACGATGACAAACCCCTAGTTAGTAAAGACTATGTGGCCCCACCGTTACTGGAGTACAAAGTAGAACCAGACTCCGGGGTTATTGGGTGCATATGTGGAATCAGCGATGATGACGGGTTCACCATTCAATGTGATATCTGCTACAGATGGCAGCATTGTTTGTGCATGGATTATTCCACCAACGAAGAGGTTCCTGAAGACGAATACAAATGTTATTTTTGTGACAAAGAAAAGTGGGGCAAGTTTGATCCAGAACAATGTAGACACAATACCGTCACTCGTTTACAACAAGATAATGATAATCAAGATGTGTCAACTTCCAAACCAGGCAACAAAAGAAAAGTTTCAACCTCTGGGAGGGTTGGAGATAAGAAAAAGCTGAGATTGAATCCAAATCAAGAAAGACCCAAGGATAGGAGGAAACAACTTCGAGATGATTTTTCTAATCCTACCTCAGCAGTTGATGAGATTCCTGACTTCATTCCAAACGAAGATAATGAATTGTTAGACGATGGGTATACTGCTGAGAGTTACCAGAGCACTTACTATAAGTTGAGATCAAATGACTATTTGAACCATCAGTCACAGAAgcattttgaagatttagGAGACAGGTTTTACGATCTGTTCCAACAGCTCTCTGAGGATGAGAAAGAGAAGCTTAATATTGAAGTTGtgactttgaagaatttcaaGGCCATTCCAAGGATGTACGTGAAACTCCCCAATCATGAGACGCACATGCAAGCTCACAACAAACCCATTAAGATTCCAAATGTGTATATTCAAGTTAAACAGTATTCTGACTCTCAGAAGCAAAAGTTCAATGGAATTTCAAAGTTGAGTTTATTTGTTCAAGCACAACGAGAGGGCAGTAAAGAAGCGTTTGAGGATTTAATACCCAAAGGAACTCCAATTTTGGAATACTTTGGCGTGTTGAACGAGTTTTCTCAGTATAGAGATAATAAGCCAAACCAGTACAATGTGTGGGGAACTACTAAACCAaaagtgttgaagaccTCATTATCGTTTATTGATAAGGGTAAGCAAATTAAAGACTTTGATGTGGTATTGGATTCAAGATTTGTTGGCAATGAAACAAGGTTCATCAGAAAGGCATGTCCTCCAGCTGCTAATTGTGAGGTTAAAGCTTTCTATATTCCTGAGGCAAAGTCCTTTAGGTTTTTGGTTGTGACGTCTAAGGATATCAAATTGGATCAGGAGacttctgaagaagagcttcGCTTACCCTGGGAATGGGACGAGGCACATCCGATCAGAAAGATGTATGGTGATGAATCAAAGAACATTGAAGGACTTaaatttgatcaattgtCAGATAAAGAAAAGACCTTGCTCATCACTACCATTGACAATTTGCTCTACTTCACCGAATGTggatgttcaacaaccacaaacacccCACTGTACTTACCCAATTGTGCAGTTTTTAAAGTGAGAAAGGCAATTTCTTACCTATTAAGAGCAACTAGGAAGGTATCTGGTATTATAAATGTCAACATGTACAAACCTaaagatgagttgattATACCAAAAGAACCCAAAACCTATGTACCGTGGGAACAGAGATTGCACAATAGAGAGGAATTCATCCAGACCAAACTCTTTGTTCCTACGCCTACTAAAGTAATCAAAtttgacgatgatgaagaagtccTGCGGGATACCATAAAGGATATCATTATCAAAAACCAACTCGTCAAATTGACCGATAATTCGGTAGAAGTAATCGATGGCAAGTACCATAACGATAAAgtcttggacttggttCCTATCAGTACTGGAATCAGTGCCAAGGTTGAAAAAACAGTTGAGGCAGAAGTGCAGGTGAAGCccgaaatcaagaagagcTTAAGTGAGCTTAAGTTAAAATTGACcgacaacaacttgaccaagattAATAAGGTATTGAACctcaacttggagaagagaGTCacaccacctccaatacCAGCCGAACCATCTGAGAAACCCATGGTCAAAAAGAAGCTTTCATTTGCTGActacaagaagaaaatgaaatAA